A region from the Triticum aestivum cultivar Chinese Spring chromosome 3D, IWGSC CS RefSeq v2.1, whole genome shotgun sequence genome encodes:
- the LOC123080968 gene encoding probable histone acetyltransferase HAC-like 3 isoform X1 yields MMAQALQGIQQQYAPSGLPVQKRYTHETAVQILQLDNMDSDTSPVRLVIKHKIVTYLKGREQFYNLHPRYLLAVSKSIDEQLYKDAESKIDYMDFETLEVRLNALLSRGSFGNSRYALASSASLPTSHSEQPGIEVTDSSIQNGRAVPGSVNPPLPARDISHNVLYSQVGFAPTSHHEAAASFVHSSADKIKQGPESLANATAGPCVSSLPKCSPCIAGDFSGGVRTGHTKYHFPGDVHQVDSQQPSTSGSSSSVSAMCDRTANSTNNNRYSAGQVSSSLQYRECGKVLYTRSHPVEESNQSNITAGCHDLYIHDQSKIRTDIKRECGLEGCMQMDETCFCREKCSTLNTKFSYDQCSYIAADSDNCISIREAVKGAEQTSNSTVSKPTSPTSDESSGKHHPAKRLRINSPRPVHADKTKFPKELQPAANGTYVSSETVQSETTALPTKSPSGCSLLDSNASNNMEIIRLPETAMQAEEGLCHRNGDIEMKELSCYGNGDIEMKEGLCYGNGDIEMKDSKLSSVDQTSLVASFTATKKRGGSILYALTAEELRDHMKSLNQHICPSQVMTEEHPSGLPDQNTCNLCGMERILFEPPPRFCALCFKIINSTGSYYVHVENGIDKASICAKCHHLSTAKFKYQKRSNYAETDAEAEWWVECDKCKAWQHQICALFNPKVADEEVEYTCAKCLLKERDSGDIILPESPTVLGALELPRTKLSDHIEQRLSVRLEHERLQRARASGKDIEEVPGVEGLTVRVVSSAARVLQVQPRFRDFFKDGKYPGEFPYKSKAILLFQKNEGVDVCLFAMYVQEYGSDSPLPNRRHVYLAYIDSVKYFRPEIKSASGEALRTFVYHEILIGYLDYCKKIGFVSCSIWACPSTKRDDYVLYCHPTSQKMPKSDKLRSWYQNLIKKAVKDGVVVERNTLYDFFLQPTSDRKASISAACLPYCENDFWPGEAERLLEKKDDNTSQKKEPQVGRLMRVAKRDDRKGNLEDNLEDILLVHKLGEKMRTMKEDFIMLCLQRFCKHCQQPIVSGKSWVCTCCKNFHLCDQCHAEELSAPLKDRHPATTKQKHAFQRIEEEPLPETDDGDPTMESKYFDSRIDFLKHCQDNQYQFDTLRRAKHSTMMILYHLHDSACSACHQAMDQRFAWRCLVCAGCNFCDSCYKQDGEKLHIHKLKQTEQQVLPNYTLQQDYLEALVHASKCFCAARSCAFKLCFTMKKLFFHGVRCDIRNRGGCRKCIFMWKLLLTHAKHCGDGGCSVPRCRDIKAFFMDKTKMIAGPPCAVEC; encoded by the exons ATGATGGCGCAGGCCCTGCAAGGGATCCAGCAGCAGTATGCGCCGAGTGGCTTGCCTGTCCAGAAACGTTATACACACGAGACTGCAGTGCAAATTCTTCAGCTGGATAATATGGATTCAGATACTTCCCCGGTCCGACTCGTTATCAAGCATAAAAT TGTAACCTACCTGAAAGGAAGGGAGCAATTCTATAACCTGCACCCACGATATCTTCTGGCAGTTTCAAAAAGTATTGATGAGCAGCTTTATAAGGATGCAGAATCAAAG ATCGACTACATGGATTTTGAGACTTTAGAAGTTAGGCTGAATGCTCTTCTCAGTCGTGGATCATTTGGCAACAGTAGATATGCTTTGGCTTCTTCAGCATCTTTACCGACATCACACTCAGAACAGCCTGGGATAGAAGTAACAGATTCAAGTATACAGAATGGTAGAGCTGTACCTGGTTCTGTTAATCCCCCCCTGCCTGCTAGAGACATATCACATAATGTCTTATATTCTCAGG TAGGATTTGCACCAACCAGTCACCATGAAGCTGCTGCCAGCTTTGTTCATTCATCGGCTGATAAGATTAAACAGGGGCCTGAAAGCTTAGCAAACGCCACTGCCGGACCATGTGTGTCATCACTACCAAAATGCAGTCCCTGTATTGCTGGAGATTTCAGTGGTGGAGTGCGAACTGGCCATACAAAATACCATTTCCCAG GCGATGTTCATCAAGTTGATAGTCAACAACCATCGACATCGGGTAGTTCCAGTTCTGTGTCTGCGATGTGTGATCGAACCGCAAATTCTACAAATAACAACAGATATTCCGCTGGCCAAGTATCATCGTCTCTGCAATACAGAGAATGCGGGAAAGTATTGTATACGCGGAGCCACCCAGTAGAGGAATCAAATCAGTCAAATATCACAGCCGGATGCCACGACTTGTATATCCATGACCAATCTAAAATTCGCACTGACATCAAGAGAGAATGCGGACTTGAAGGATGCATGCAAATGGATGAAACATGTTTCTGCAGGGAGAAATGCTCAACTTTAAACACAAAATTCAGTTATGACCAATGCAGCTATATTGCTGCTGACTCTGATAATTGTATCTCTATAAGAGAGGCAGTGAAGGGAGCCGAACAGACATCAAATAGCACTGTATCAAAGCCAACTTCCCCTACTTCGGATGAATCGTCTGGCAAGCATCATCCGGCAAAACGATTGAGGATCAATTCTCCCAGGCCTGTCCATGCTGATAAAACAAAGTTTCCAAAGGAACTACAGCCTGCTGCCAATGGAACTTATGTCTCTTCTGAAACAGTACAGTCTGAAACCACAGCATTACCTACAAAGTCGCCATCTGGCTGTTCCTTGCTGGACAGCAATGCTAGCAATAACATGGAGATTATTAGATTGCCGGAGACTGCTATGCAAGCTGAAGAAGGGTTGTGTCATCGAAATGGTGACATTGAGATGAAGGAATTGTCATGTTATGGAAATGGTGACATCGAGATGAAGGAAGGGTTGTGTTATGGAAATGGTGATATCGAGATGAAGGACTCGAAGCTTAGCTCAGTGGATCAAACATCATTAGTAGCCAGCTTCACTGCAACGAAGAAAAGAGGGGGTTCAATACTTTATGCCCTAACTGCTGAGGAGCTTAGAGATCACATGAAAAGTTTGAACCAACATATTTGTCCG AGCCAAGTGATGACAGAAGAACACCCTTCAGGCTTGCCTGACCAAAATACGTGCAATTTATGTGGGATGGAGAGGATTCTTTTTGAACCTCCTCCACGATTCTGTGCTCTCTGTTTCAAAATAATAAATTCGACCGGATCCTATTATGTTCATGTGGAAAATGGAATTGATAAGGCTTCAATATGTGCCAAATGTCACCATCTTAGTACTGCAAAATTTAAATATCAGAAGAGATCAAATTACGCAGAAACAGATGCTGAGGCTGAATGG TGGGTTGAGTGCGATAAGTGCAAAGCTTGGCAGCATCAGATATGTGCCCTTTTTAACCCTAAAGTTGCAGACGAGGAGGTGGAGTATACATGTGCCAAATGTTTATTGAAGGAGAGGGATAGTGGAGATATAATTTTGCCGGAGTCACCTACTGTTCTAGGAGCATTAGAGTTACCAAGGACTAAACTGAGTGATCATATTGAGCAGAGACTTTCAGTGCGGCTTGAGCACGAACGGCTGCAGAGGGCAAGAGCTTCAGGAAAAGACATTGAAGAG GTACCAGGAGTTGAAGGTCTTACTGTTAGAGTGGTTTCTTCAGCTGCAAGAGTGCTTCAAGTCCAACCACGTTTTCGGGATTTTTTTAAAGATGGGAAATATCCCGGGGAATTTCCATACAAATCAAAG GCCATTCTCTTGTTTCAAAAAAATGAAGGTGTGGATGTTTGTCTATTTGCCATGTATGTACAAGAGTATGGTTCTGATAGCCCATTACCAAATCGAAGGCACGTTTATCTTGCATATATCGATTCTGTCAAGTACTTCAGGCCTGAAATCAAATCTGCAAGTGGGGAAGCTCTCCGAACCTTTGTGTACCATGAGATTTTG ATTGGCTATTTGGATTACTGCAAGAAAATAGGATTTGTAAGCTGCTCCATATGGGCTTGCCCATCTACAAAGCGTGATGATTATGTTTTGTATTGTCATCCCACGTCACAAAAAATGCCCAAGTCTGACAAGCTTCGGAGCTG GTACCAGAACTTGATCAAGAAGGCTGTTAAGGATGGTGTAGTTGTGGAGCGTAATACATTGTACGACTTCTTTCTTCAACCTACCAGTGATCGCAAGGCCAGTATATCTGCAGCATGCTTGCCATACTGTGAGAATGATTTCTGGCCTGGAGAAGCAGAGAGACTCCTTGAGAAGAAAGATGACAACACCTCACAGAAGAAAGAGCCACAAGTAGGAAGGCTCATGCGTGTTGCCAAACGTGATGACAGGAAAGGAAACCTTGAGGATAACCTTGAGGATATCTTGCTAGTGCACAAA CTTGGAGAAAAGATGCGAACAATGAAAGAAGACTTCATTATGCTTTGTCTGCAGCGGTTTTGCAAGCATTGCCAACAACCTATTGTGTCTGGTAAAAGTTGGGTTTGTACCTGCTGCAAAAACTTCCATCTTTGTGACCA ATGCCATGCAGAGGAGCTAAGTGCTCCACTAAAGGACAGGCATCCAGCTACAACAAAACAAAAGCATGCATTTCAAAGA ATAGAGGAAGAACCTCTTCCAGAGACTGATGATGGAGATCCAACAATGGAAAGCAAGTATTTTGACAGCAGAATCGATTTCTTGAAGCACTGTCAAGACAATCAATACCAGTTTGATACACTCCGACGGGCAAAACACTCAACAATGATGATTCTTTATCATCTACATGATTCAGCTTGTTCTGCTTGTCACCAGGCCATGGATCAACGATTTGCGTGGCGGTGCCTGGTTTGTGCCGGCTGCAACTTTTGCGATTCATGTTATAAACAAGACGGTGAAAAATTGCACATTCATAAACTCAAACAGACGGAGCAACAAGTATTACCAAACTACACTCTACAG CAGGACTACCTTGAGGCTTTGGTGCATGCATCAAAATGCTTCTGTGCTGCACGTAGTTGTGCTTTCAAACTCTGTTTTACAATGAAGAAGTTGTTCTTCCATGGTGTACGATGTGACATCCGCAACCGAGGAGGTTGCAGGAAGTGTATCTTCATGTGGAAACTTCTGCTCACTCATGCAAAACATTGCGGTGACGGGGGCTGTTCTGTTCCCAGATGCAG GGACATCAAGGCATTCTTCATGGACAAGACCAAAATGATTGCTGGGCCACCTTGTGCCGTAGAGTGCTAG
- the LOC123080968 gene encoding probable histone acetyltransferase HAC-like 3 isoform X3, translated as MMAQALQGIQQQYAPSGLPVQKRYTHETAVQILQLDNMDSDTSPVRLVIKHKIVTYLKGREQFYNLHPRYLLAVSKSIDEQLYKDAESKIDYMDFETLEVRLNALLSRGSFGNSRYALASSASLPTSHSEQPGIEVTDSSIQNGRAVPGSVNPPLPARDISHNVLYSQGFAPTSHHEAAASFVHSSADKIKQGPESLANATAGPCVSSLPKCSPCIAGDFSGGVRTGHTKYHFPGDVHQVDSQQPSTSGSSSSVSAMCDRTANSTNNNRYSAGQVSSSLQYRECGKVLYTRSHPVEESNQSNITAGCHDLYIHDQSKIRTDIKRECGLEGCMQMDETCFCREKCSTLNTKFSYDQCSYIAADSDNCISIREAVKGAEQTSNSTVSKPTSPTSDESSGKHHPAKRLRINSPRPVHADKTKFPKELQPAANGTYVSSETVQSETTALPTKSPSGCSLLDSNASNNMEIIRLPETAMQAEEGLCHRNGDIEMKELSCYGNGDIEMKEGLCYGNGDIEMKDSKLSSVDQTSLVASFTATKKRGGSILYALTAEELRDHMKSLNQHICPSQVMTEEHPSGLPDQNTCNLCGMERILFEPPPRFCALCFKIINSTGSYYVHVENGIDKASICAKCHHLSTAKFKYQKRSNYAETDAEAEWWVECDKCKAWQHQICALFNPKVADEEVEYTCAKCLLKERDSGDIILPESPTVLGALELPRTKLSDHIEQRLSVRLEHERLQRARASGKDIEEVPGVEGLTVRVVSSAARVLQVQPRFRDFFKDGKYPGEFPYKSKAILLFQKNEGVDVCLFAMYVQEYGSDSPLPNRRHVYLAYIDSVKYFRPEIKSASGEALRTFVYHEILIGYLDYCKKIGFVSCSIWACPSTKRDDYVLYCHPTSQKMPKSDKLRSWYQNLIKKAVKDGVVVERNTLYDFFLQPTSDRKASISAACLPYCENDFWPGEAERLLEKKDDNTSQKKEPQVGRLMRVAKRDDRKGNLEDNLEDILLVHKLGEKMRTMKEDFIMLCLQRFCKHCQQPIVSGKSWVCTCCKNFHLCDQCHAEELSAPLKDRHPATTKQKHAFQRIEEEPLPETDDGDPTMESKYFDSRIDFLKHCQDNQYQFDTLRRAKHSTMMILYHLHDSACSACHQAMDQRFAWRCLVCAGCNFCDSCYKQDGEKLHIHKLKQTEQQVLPNYTLQQDYLEALVHASKCFCAARSCAFKLCFTMKKLFFHGVRCDIRNRGGCRKCIFMWKLLLTHAKHCGDGGCSVPRCRDIKAFFMDKTKMIAGPPCAVEC; from the exons ATGATGGCGCAGGCCCTGCAAGGGATCCAGCAGCAGTATGCGCCGAGTGGCTTGCCTGTCCAGAAACGTTATACACACGAGACTGCAGTGCAAATTCTTCAGCTGGATAATATGGATTCAGATACTTCCCCGGTCCGACTCGTTATCAAGCATAAAAT TGTAACCTACCTGAAAGGAAGGGAGCAATTCTATAACCTGCACCCACGATATCTTCTGGCAGTTTCAAAAAGTATTGATGAGCAGCTTTATAAGGATGCAGAATCAAAG ATCGACTACATGGATTTTGAGACTTTAGAAGTTAGGCTGAATGCTCTTCTCAGTCGTGGATCATTTGGCAACAGTAGATATGCTTTGGCTTCTTCAGCATCTTTACCGACATCACACTCAGAACAGCCTGGGATAGAAGTAACAGATTCAAGTATACAGAATGGTAGAGCTGTACCTGGTTCTGTTAATCCCCCCCTGCCTGCTAGAGACATATCACATAATGTCTTATATTCTCAGG GATTTGCACCAACCAGTCACCATGAAGCTGCTGCCAGCTTTGTTCATTCATCGGCTGATAAGATTAAACAGGGGCCTGAAAGCTTAGCAAACGCCACTGCCGGACCATGTGTGTCATCACTACCAAAATGCAGTCCCTGTATTGCTGGAGATTTCAGTGGTGGAGTGCGAACTGGCCATACAAAATACCATTTCCCAG GCGATGTTCATCAAGTTGATAGTCAACAACCATCGACATCGGGTAGTTCCAGTTCTGTGTCTGCGATGTGTGATCGAACCGCAAATTCTACAAATAACAACAGATATTCCGCTGGCCAAGTATCATCGTCTCTGCAATACAGAGAATGCGGGAAAGTATTGTATACGCGGAGCCACCCAGTAGAGGAATCAAATCAGTCAAATATCACAGCCGGATGCCACGACTTGTATATCCATGACCAATCTAAAATTCGCACTGACATCAAGAGAGAATGCGGACTTGAAGGATGCATGCAAATGGATGAAACATGTTTCTGCAGGGAGAAATGCTCAACTTTAAACACAAAATTCAGTTATGACCAATGCAGCTATATTGCTGCTGACTCTGATAATTGTATCTCTATAAGAGAGGCAGTGAAGGGAGCCGAACAGACATCAAATAGCACTGTATCAAAGCCAACTTCCCCTACTTCGGATGAATCGTCTGGCAAGCATCATCCGGCAAAACGATTGAGGATCAATTCTCCCAGGCCTGTCCATGCTGATAAAACAAAGTTTCCAAAGGAACTACAGCCTGCTGCCAATGGAACTTATGTCTCTTCTGAAACAGTACAGTCTGAAACCACAGCATTACCTACAAAGTCGCCATCTGGCTGTTCCTTGCTGGACAGCAATGCTAGCAATAACATGGAGATTATTAGATTGCCGGAGACTGCTATGCAAGCTGAAGAAGGGTTGTGTCATCGAAATGGTGACATTGAGATGAAGGAATTGTCATGTTATGGAAATGGTGACATCGAGATGAAGGAAGGGTTGTGTTATGGAAATGGTGATATCGAGATGAAGGACTCGAAGCTTAGCTCAGTGGATCAAACATCATTAGTAGCCAGCTTCACTGCAACGAAGAAAAGAGGGGGTTCAATACTTTATGCCCTAACTGCTGAGGAGCTTAGAGATCACATGAAAAGTTTGAACCAACATATTTGTCCG AGCCAAGTGATGACAGAAGAACACCCTTCAGGCTTGCCTGACCAAAATACGTGCAATTTATGTGGGATGGAGAGGATTCTTTTTGAACCTCCTCCACGATTCTGTGCTCTCTGTTTCAAAATAATAAATTCGACCGGATCCTATTATGTTCATGTGGAAAATGGAATTGATAAGGCTTCAATATGTGCCAAATGTCACCATCTTAGTACTGCAAAATTTAAATATCAGAAGAGATCAAATTACGCAGAAACAGATGCTGAGGCTGAATGG TGGGTTGAGTGCGATAAGTGCAAAGCTTGGCAGCATCAGATATGTGCCCTTTTTAACCCTAAAGTTGCAGACGAGGAGGTGGAGTATACATGTGCCAAATGTTTATTGAAGGAGAGGGATAGTGGAGATATAATTTTGCCGGAGTCACCTACTGTTCTAGGAGCATTAGAGTTACCAAGGACTAAACTGAGTGATCATATTGAGCAGAGACTTTCAGTGCGGCTTGAGCACGAACGGCTGCAGAGGGCAAGAGCTTCAGGAAAAGACATTGAAGAG GTACCAGGAGTTGAAGGTCTTACTGTTAGAGTGGTTTCTTCAGCTGCAAGAGTGCTTCAAGTCCAACCACGTTTTCGGGATTTTTTTAAAGATGGGAAATATCCCGGGGAATTTCCATACAAATCAAAG GCCATTCTCTTGTTTCAAAAAAATGAAGGTGTGGATGTTTGTCTATTTGCCATGTATGTACAAGAGTATGGTTCTGATAGCCCATTACCAAATCGAAGGCACGTTTATCTTGCATATATCGATTCTGTCAAGTACTTCAGGCCTGAAATCAAATCTGCAAGTGGGGAAGCTCTCCGAACCTTTGTGTACCATGAGATTTTG ATTGGCTATTTGGATTACTGCAAGAAAATAGGATTTGTAAGCTGCTCCATATGGGCTTGCCCATCTACAAAGCGTGATGATTATGTTTTGTATTGTCATCCCACGTCACAAAAAATGCCCAAGTCTGACAAGCTTCGGAGCTG GTACCAGAACTTGATCAAGAAGGCTGTTAAGGATGGTGTAGTTGTGGAGCGTAATACATTGTACGACTTCTTTCTTCAACCTACCAGTGATCGCAAGGCCAGTATATCTGCAGCATGCTTGCCATACTGTGAGAATGATTTCTGGCCTGGAGAAGCAGAGAGACTCCTTGAGAAGAAAGATGACAACACCTCACAGAAGAAAGAGCCACAAGTAGGAAGGCTCATGCGTGTTGCCAAACGTGATGACAGGAAAGGAAACCTTGAGGATAACCTTGAGGATATCTTGCTAGTGCACAAA CTTGGAGAAAAGATGCGAACAATGAAAGAAGACTTCATTATGCTTTGTCTGCAGCGGTTTTGCAAGCATTGCCAACAACCTATTGTGTCTGGTAAAAGTTGGGTTTGTACCTGCTGCAAAAACTTCCATCTTTGTGACCA ATGCCATGCAGAGGAGCTAAGTGCTCCACTAAAGGACAGGCATCCAGCTACAACAAAACAAAAGCATGCATTTCAAAGA ATAGAGGAAGAACCTCTTCCAGAGACTGATGATGGAGATCCAACAATGGAAAGCAAGTATTTTGACAGCAGAATCGATTTCTTGAAGCACTGTCAAGACAATCAATACCAGTTTGATACACTCCGACGGGCAAAACACTCAACAATGATGATTCTTTATCATCTACATGATTCAGCTTGTTCTGCTTGTCACCAGGCCATGGATCAACGATTTGCGTGGCGGTGCCTGGTTTGTGCCGGCTGCAACTTTTGCGATTCATGTTATAAACAAGACGGTGAAAAATTGCACATTCATAAACTCAAACAGACGGAGCAACAAGTATTACCAAACTACACTCTACAG CAGGACTACCTTGAGGCTTTGGTGCATGCATCAAAATGCTTCTGTGCTGCACGTAGTTGTGCTTTCAAACTCTGTTTTACAATGAAGAAGTTGTTCTTCCATGGTGTACGATGTGACATCCGCAACCGAGGAGGTTGCAGGAAGTGTATCTTCATGTGGAAACTTCTGCTCACTCATGCAAAACATTGCGGTGACGGGGGCTGTTCTGTTCCCAGATGCAG GGACATCAAGGCATTCTTCATGGACAAGACCAAAATGATTGCTGGGCCACCTTGTGCCGTAGAGTGCTAG